A region of Lycium barbarum isolate Lr01 chromosome 3, ASM1917538v2, whole genome shotgun sequence DNA encodes the following proteins:
- the LOC132632121 gene encoding protein yippee-like At4g27745, with the protein MDELVGPRLYSCYKCRNHVSLHDDIISKAFQGRNGRAFLFTHVMNIVVGAKEDRTLMTGLHTVADVHCGDCNEVLGWKYERAYEPTQKYKEGKFILEKSKIVKENW; encoded by the exons atggaTGAATTGGTTGGACCTCGCTTGTACAGCTGCTATAAATGTCGAAATCATGTCTCTCTTCATGATGATATAATTTCTAAGgcgtttcag GGAAGGAACGGCAGAGCTTTTCTGTTTACTCATGTGATGAATATTGTGGTTGGGGCTAAAGAAGACAGAACTCTCATGACGGGTCTTCATACTGTTGCTGATGTACACTGTGGGGATTGCAATGAGGTTTTGGGCTGGAAATATGAACGAGCTTATGAGCCAACTCAGAAGTACAAGGAAGGGAAATTCATACTTGAGAAATCTAAAATCGTTAAAGAGAATTGGTAG
- the LOC132632120 gene encoding protein yippee-like At4g27740: MADATSYSHPLFSCRICQNPIALRDDLLSKRFVAKSGGAYLFKHAMNVVVGKKEDRQLMTGYFSVADIFCNKCGQELGWKYVKAYNTAQKYKEGRFIIEIAKILKEY, encoded by the exons ATGGCAGACGCTACTTCCTACAGCCACCCTTTGTTTAGCTGCAGGATTTGCCAGAATCCTATTGCTCTTCGAGATGATCTTCTCTCTAAACGATTTgtg GCAAAATCTGGAGGAGCATACCTTTTCAAGCATGCAATGAATGTAGTTGTGGGGAAAAAAGAAGATAGACAACTGATGACGGGTTACTTCAGTGTTGCTGATATATTCTGCAACAAGTGTGGGCAGGAGTTGGGTTGGAAGTATGTTAAAGCTTATAATACTGCCCAGAAGTACAAGGAAGGTCGTTTCATAATTGAGATTGCCAAAATTCTTAAGGAATATTGA
- the LOC132631217 gene encoding probable WRKY transcription factor 15 → MAENENDWDLWAVVRRCSNMNNSVHDDTRNCYNVNTSVLVDHNVHEDPTHGNSANNTKTPTLLPDQSDCVGDFSDSFAMGNKRYFGLDEVCSLSKNSRIEPHNSENQTETIPNTPLLLVEHEEEKKRNKKARYSMQSSSIKEGKSVCYRGKSTERYEILAEKLSEADQWRWKKYGMKRTGGSPFLKSYYRCNEVQDCPARRHVQQSSTDSNKVVVTYRGQHNHPPNQHIVMVNRSHNAAAPVEDPSFPSSTSTMLFN, encoded by the coding sequence ATGGCTGAAAACGAAAACGACTGGGATTTATGGGCAGTTGTGAGAAGGTGCTCCAACATGAACAACTCTGTTCATGATGATACAAGAAATTGCTACAACGTTAATACTTCTGTTCTTGTCGATCACAATGTCCATGAGGATCCTACTCATGGTAACTCTGCTAATAACACAAAAACACCAACTCTTCTTCCAGACCAAAGTGATTGTGTTGGTGATTTTAGTGACTCGTTCGCCATGGGAAACAAGCGTTATTTCGGGTTAGATGAAGTTTGCAGTCTTTCCAAGAATTCAAGAATTGAACCCCACAACTCAGAAAACCAAACTGAAACTATTCCAAACACCCCACTGCTGCTTGTAGAACatgaggaggagaagaagagaaaCAAGAAGGCGAGATACTCGATGCAAAGTTCAAGTATTAAGGAAGGCAAGAGTGTTTGTTATCGGGGGAAGAGCACTGAAAGATATGAAATATTGGCTGAGAAATTGAGTGAGGCAGATCAATGGAGATGGAAGAAGTATGGGATGAAGCGAACTGGTGGTTCGCCTTTTCTCAAGAGCTACTATAGGTGTAATGAAGTTCAAGATTGTCCGGCAAGGAGACATGTTCAGCAAAGCTCAACAGATTCAAACAAAGTGGTTGTAACTTATAGGGGCCAACACAATCACCCTCCTAACCAACACATTGTGATGGTAAACAGGAGCCATAATGCTGCTGCCCCCGTGGAAGACCCATCTTTTCCCTCTTCTACCTCTACTATGCTATTCAACTAA
- the LOC132632119 gene encoding uncharacterized protein LOC132632119 isoform X1, with protein MKGEKPEKQRAKFNLPLQHRGGKTVKTGARMYLKAPFWSKDSNTESQTESPSAVTELISSLEKQRLYREVTLALRSGLSDARAEFSFLRIRGLRVILKFLRSVAESDTTINLFCHSQSIPDLQEPMILGYSSVLMADKQKNRDSGGGPYQLEQQIQAFIDTSNRRMQHMEEWKQHLSWTSHSSPCQYEVQRCYNEQQISAEQCAYHTNLIPALYGVEYCGADFSTHPNTYGFECISATMGISRDSKHQKCATGGKRNAWRKKHKYELRRQPANTKLSSNKIVRRVRVGGGNAKWSAIVQIGATAEEIQRGNTLMDVEDESSEIKEDQVFDNCPHPEAIANQLASSSTEKKLEPDADKVFDISPQQNEIDVDELQSVKRDEEEEETLLRLESGNPEEEKLENNEYQVLDQILQMYGINITDIHWDDSVGDEPIELEYSERKSEIKEYQVFDISSLKDDAEVLDDEQLQAAGFSLVNPISLSLNMVSNDMV; from the exons ATGAAAGGGGAAAAACCGGAAAAACAGAGGGCGAAATTCAATTTGCCCCTTCAACACAGAGGTGGGAAGACGGTGAAGACGGGAGCTAGGATGTATCTGAAAGCCCCATTTTGGAGCAAAGATTCCAACACTGAATCTCAGACGGAATCTCCCTCAGCAGTAACGGAGCTAATCAGCTCGCTTGAAAAGCAGAGATTATACAGGGAGGTTACACTCGCACTCCGCTCAGGTCTCAGTGATGCACGCGCCGAGTTCTCCTTTCTCCGTATTCGTGGCCTACGTGTCATCCTCAAGTTTCTCCGATCCGTTGCTGAGTCCGATACTACAATCAACCTCTTCTGTCACAGCCAATCCATTCCCGATCTTCAAG agccgatgATTCTCGGCTATTCATCGGTGTTAATGGCGGACAAACAGAAAAATAGGGATTCCGGGGGAGGTCCGTATCAGTTGGAGCAACAGATCCAAGCTTTTATTGACACATCGAATAGAAGAATGCAGCATATGGAAGAATGGAAACAACATCTTTCCTGGACTTCCCATAGTTCACCATGTCAGTACGAAGTTCAAAGATGTTACAACGAGCAGCAGATTTCAGCCGAACAATGTGCTTACCATACAAATCTTATTCCAGCACTTTATGGGGTTGAGTATTGTGGTGCAGATTTCAGTACTCATCCAAATACTTACGGATTTGAGTGTATCTCAGCAACCATGGGTATTTCAAGAGACTCTAAGCACCAAAAATGTGCCACCGGTGGAAAGAGGAAtgcttggaggaagaagcacaaATATGAACTTCGTCGCCAACCAGCTAACACTAAGCTATCAAGTAACAAGATAGTTAGACGAGTTCGCGTGGGTGGTGGCAATGCCAAATGGAGTGCAATTGTTCAAATCGGTGCTACTGCTGAGGAGATACAACGTGGAAATACATTGATGGATGTCGAAGATGAGAGCTCAGAAATTAAGGAGGACCAAGTGTTTGACAATTGTCCCCATCCAGAGGCAATTGCTAATCAACTAGCTTCCAGTAGCACTGAGAAAAAGTTAGAACCAGATGCGGATAAAGTGTTTGATATAAGTCCTCAACAGAACGAAATTGATGTAGATGAGCTTCAATCAGTAAAAAGagatgaggaagaagaagaaacacTGCTGCGATTGGAATCAGGAAACCCCGAAGAGGAGAAGTTAGAAAATAATGAATATCAAGTTCTTGATCAAATTCTTCAGATGTATGGAATCAATATAACGGATATACATTGGGATGACAGTGTAGGAGATGAGCCTATTGAACTTGAATATAGCGAGCGGAAATCAGAAATTAAGGAGTACCAGGTGTTTGATATAAGTTCTCTTAAGGACGACGCTGAGGTTCTAGATGACGAGCAACTGCAAGCAGCTGGATTCTCTCTCGTAAATCCTATCTCGCTCTCACTAAATATGGTTTCCAATGATATGGTATAA